In one Procambarus clarkii isolate CNS0578487 chromosome 29, FALCON_Pclarkii_2.0, whole genome shotgun sequence genomic region, the following are encoded:
- the LOC138369812 gene encoding uncharacterized protein has protein sequence MQQQREDKERQFQLEKMKLELQMKNEAEKTKLEVEKEKTRIRELELEQEKEKEKARLEVEKEKAQVEKEKERTKQMQIEANRTLAEQRIEHGLPESTTQVSHPPDVRVREKDIPLFVPEEAESFFEHFEKVASIKEWPQEEWAQLVQLRLTGAAREAYTQLSLEECQDYATVKSSILRSFQLTSEAYRKRFREMIKVGACTFAETARDLERRFQKWIEAAGVGSYADLKQLMVMEKFLEMMHPETKFKIQEAGIKEVKDAAERADMITEAYKSLRENRVRSEARRSNGRSNGVWGGRNYERPRRVWDEKNFDKWADKSKYPKTQKSRSRTSSGSEDGGAKRETNRYPGNQESSKAPQSTSSTSGPRNSNTSGQSQSYSGTYRRDFSQMRCYNCNGLGHVMRDCRQGKRVVTLAMCDPRSKYTNVFRDKPQKVNLVNERYRPFMSKGWISVGGQPEVEVGILRDTGANQSLITRSLIGNDRRLAGRSRMKVYGLLSESDMPVCTVQLRSEYVSAEVMLGVCPDIPIPGVQVILGNDLCGTKVLTRVMAETVPEESPEGHGTGGTPESVNLTDIQGDESGDRQAIEYPVSVVMKTEVADKEDAGEDETVSIKPVEDIDVDIAWLFDEGPAQENGVSVRSKVKMTQPKKTHVKRADLSRAQTAEIKSRKVNATVLSRNEEGCGHTEDESRASSCPRAQRHLGSRVKLFEMSGVDMFHRNRRVEIVKKSNSRENERRRDSMCGEMLTSTLGEVERHAQSSAIGCSMVPEETFRERRRVEGEEMEWYRGEKCGKRMMMQAWRNRGKPRTRWESNRMRSRINETKGRIVGEDEGVKYDDRRRKYNGSRWKCEDDRGGTDSRCLTLDGKRRRRGNGGWRQ, from the coding sequence atgcagcaacaacgagaggacaaggagagacagttccagctggaaaagatgaaattggaactccagatgaaaaatgaagccgagaaaaccaaactggaagtagaaaaagagaaaaccagaataagagaactggagttggaacaagagaaagaaaaagagaaagcaagactagaggtcgaaaaagaaaaagcccaggtcgaaaaagaaaaagagagaacaaaacaaatgcagatagaagcgaatagaaccttggctgaacaaaggattgaacatgggttgccagagagcaccacccaggtatcacacccaccagatgttagggttagggagaaggacattcccttgtttgtgcccgaagaggcagagagcttcttcgagcattttgagaaagtagccagcatcaaggagtggccacaggaggaatgggcccagctggtccagttaagattgaccggtgcagccagggaggcatacacccaattgtcactggaagagtgccaggattatgccacggtaaagagcagcattttgcgctcgtttcagttaacctcagaagcttataggaagcgcttcagagaaatgatcaaagttggagcatgtacgtttgctgagacagcaagggatctggaaagacgattccagaagtggattgaggctgctggagttggatcttatgctgacctgaagcaactgatggtcatggagaagttcttggagatgatgcatcccgaaacaaagttcaagatccaagaagcagggataaaggaggtgaaagatgccgcagaaagggcggatatgattactgaagcatacaagagcttaagggagaacagagtgagaagcgaggcgagacgcagcaatggcagatccaatggagtctggggaggaagaaattacgagaggcccagaagagtctgggatgagaaaaattttgataaatgggcagataaaagtaagtaccctaaaactcagaagagtaggtcgcgcacttcgtctggaagtgaggatggaggagctaaacgagaaactaatcgttatccagggaatcaagagtccagtaaagctccacagagtacgagtagtacgtctggcccgaggaactccaatacgagtgggcagagtcagagctactctggtacgtataggagagatttctcccagatgagatgttacaattgtaacggattgggtcacgtgatgcgagattgtcggcagggcaagagagttgtgaccctggccatgtgtgacccccgaagtaaatatactaatgtgttccgagacaaaccacagaaggtgaacttagtgaacgagaggtataggccattcatgagcaaaggttggatcagtgtaggaggccaacctgaggtagaagttggtatcttaagagataccggagctaatcagagcttgattacgagaagcctgattgggaatgatcgacggttagctggcaggagtaggatgaaagtatatgggttattgtctgagagtgacatgcccgtatgtactgtccagctaaggtcggaatatgtgtcggcagaggtgatgttgggagtgtgccccgacatacctattccaggagtccaagtgatcctagggaatgacttgtgcgggacaaaggtgttgacaagagtcatggcggagactgtgccagaggagagcccagaaggccacggcacgggtgggacacctgagagtgtgaacctgactgacatccaaggagatgagtcaggagaccgccaagccattgagtaccctgtctcggtagtgatgaagacagaggtggccgacaaggaagacgctggagaagatgagacagtgtcaattaaaccggtagaagatatcgatgtagatatagcatggctatttgatgaaggtccagcccaggaaaatggagtctcggtgaggtcaaaagtgaagatgacccagccgaagaagactcatgtgaagagagcggacctgagtagagcccagactgctgaaattaagagtcggaaagtgaatgcaactgtgctgagtaggaatgaggaaggatgtggacatacagaggacgagagtagagcgtcaagttgtccacgagcacagaggcatttgggtagtagagttaagttgtttgagatgtcaggagttgacatgtttcacagaaaccgTAGagtagagatagtgaagaagagtaatagccgggaaaatgaaaggagaagagacagtatgtgtggagagatgcttacgagcactctaggagaggtagagcgacatgcaCAGTCGAGTGCTATTGGTTGTAGTatggtgcccgaagaaacttttagggaacgaagaagagttgaaggagaagaaatggagtggtatagaggtgagaagtgtgggaagaggatgatgatgcaagcatggaggaatagaggaaagccgaggactcggtgggagtcaaacaggatgaggtctcggataaatgagacgaaagggaggatagtcggtgaagacgagggagtgaagtatgatgacaggaggcggaagtataatggcagtagatggaagtgtgaagacgacagaggaggtacagacagcagatgtctgactctggacgggaagagaagaagacgaggaaacggagggtggagacagtaa